In Prunus dulcis chromosome 2, ALMONDv2, whole genome shotgun sequence, a single genomic region encodes these proteins:
- the LOC117617495 gene encoding uncharacterized protein LOC117617495 produces MGVLRTLPLTPPHGKFPSNFGVAECLSNRGGFVSKSSQFRVLAKTEKGEKGDKEEPKKTKQSLFSSVTEALDFSQTRSVEDALLIEDAREATKSGEKMSREQYGALRRKIGGTYKDFFKSYVDVDGQYVEEGWVDKTCKVCKKDTGGEPRQVDKLGRYVHVACMEKSKSGNFFTRLFSG; encoded by the exons ATGGGAGTTCTAAGAACACTTCCTTTGACCCCTCCACACGGCAAGTTCCCTTCAAATTTTGGAGTTGCAGAGTGCTTATCAAACCGTGGCGGGTTCGTCAGCAAGAGCTCTCAGTTTAGGGTCTTAGCTAAAACAGAGAAGGGTGAGAAAGGTGACAAGGAAGAACCCAAGAAAACCAAGCAGTCATTGTTTAGCAGTGTGACAGAAGCACTTGATTTTTCTCAGACCAGGTCTGTAGAGGACGCTCTGCTTATTGAAGATGCTAGAGAGGCCACCAAGTCTGGAGAGAAAATGTCCAGGGAACAG TATGGGGCTCTGAGAAGGAAAATTGGAGGAACATACAAGGATTTCTTCAAATCTTATGTTGATG TGGATGGGCAATATGTGGAAGAAGGCTGGGTGGACAAAACGTGCAAGGTTTGCAAGAAAGACACAGGGGGTGAGCCAAGGCAAGTGGACAAACTTGGAAGATATGTTCATGTGGCGTGTATGGAGAAATCGAAATCTGGCAACTTTTTTACCAGACTTTTCTCAGgatga